The following coding sequences are from one Roseburia hominis A2-183 window:
- a CDS encoding carbohydrate ABC transporter permease, with translation MRKISAQRVIGTLVLLLFAALVLLPLFWLGVSAFKSDADVIKWPPIFFPTEWVTTQFAYVWKVLPIARMLLNTVVFAGGVTIISLFFDSMAAYAFARMKFTGRKLLFGIILLTMMIPFQVVMIPLYMEEYKLGILNTFLGLILPRAASAYGIFMLTSFFSGIPKSLDEAAKIDGMGEWKIYLKIILPLAKPALVTLGIYHFMNNWNDLLYPMMLTSSVEMRTLSAGLAILVGSNSIKYGPTLAATVIAILPLLLLFLFGQKFFMEGIATSGMKE, from the coding sequence ATGAGAAAAATAAGTGCGCAGCGGGTGATCGGAACATTGGTACTTCTGTTGTTTGCAGCGCTGGTGCTGCTTCCACTGTTCTGGCTCGGCGTATCCGCCTTCAAGTCGGATGCGGACGTCATCAAGTGGCCGCCAATCTTTTTCCCGACAGAGTGGGTCACAACACAGTTTGCCTATGTGTGGAAAGTGCTCCCGATTGCCAGAATGCTGCTTAACACGGTTGTGTTTGCAGGGGGTGTCACCATCATCAGTCTGTTTTTTGATTCTATGGCAGCATATGCATTTGCCCGAATGAAATTTACAGGAAGAAAACTGCTCTTTGGAATCATCCTGCTCACGATGATGATTCCGTTTCAGGTGGTGATGATTCCACTCTATATGGAAGAATATAAGCTTGGAATTTTAAATACGTTCTTAGGACTGATTCTACCACGCGCAGCGAGTGCCTACGGTATTTTCATGCTGACCTCCTTCTTCTCGGGCATACCAAAATCGCTGGATGAGGCTGCGAAAATTGATGGTATGGGAGAGTGGAAAATATATCTGAAAATCATTCTGCCGCTTGCAAAGCCGGCACTTGTGACACTGGGAATCTATCATTTCATGAATAACTGGAACGATCTGCTTTATCCGATGATGCTGACAAGTTCGGTGGAAATGCGGACGCTGTCAGCAGGACTTGCAATTCTGGTTGGAAGTAATTCGATCAAATATGGTCCGACACTTGCTGCTACGGTGATTGCGATTCTGCCGCTGTTACTGCTGTTTTTGTTCGGACAGAAGTTTTTCATGGAAGGAATCGCAACATCGGGAATGAAAGAATAG
- the hcp gene encoding hydroxylamine reductase → MGNNMELDYEMFCYQCEQTANQKGCTKLGVCGKTPEVANLQDLLIFQIKGISCYARPLIEKGTPMDKSVVSFIENVLFTTLTNVNFDVEVHVELLRESQRIKEELRAYAGAPSQPTLHATYDLPQTKTEMLRDAPIAGIMYDKSLDPDIRSLRQTVLYGLKGISAYGHQARELGYYSDEADDFYILALEALTDDRLSVEELIRLTMRTGEMAIEVMKKLDEANTTIYQNPAPQKVNVHLKKGPFIIVSGHDLKDLEMLLKQTEGTGIHIYTHGEMLPCHGYPGLNKYPHLAGNFGGAWQDQQKQFDNLPGCILMTTNCLMRPRDSYKDRIYSTNVVGWDGVKHIGKNENGEKDFSAIIEQALELGGYPEDQDVQEILVGFGHHATLGYADAIVDAVKSGKLRHFFLIGGCDGARPGRNYYTEFAEMVPQDCLIMTLACGKYRFNKLDFGEVAGLPRLLDIGQCNDVYSAIRIATALADAFGTDVNGLPLSLIISWYEQKAVADLLALLSLGIHDIYLGPTLPAFLSPNVLQYLTDTFHLKSISNARDDIRTCLGQAV, encoded by the coding sequence ATGGGAAATAATATGGAACTCGATTACGAAATGTTCTGCTACCAGTGTGAGCAGACTGCTAACCAGAAAGGCTGCACCAAGCTCGGTGTATGCGGAAAAACTCCCGAAGTCGCAAATCTGCAGGATCTTTTAATCTTTCAGATCAAGGGCATCAGCTGCTATGCCAGGCCTCTGATCGAAAAAGGCACTCCTATGGATAAAAGTGTTGTCAGCTTCATCGAAAATGTGCTATTTACCACACTTACGAACGTTAATTTTGACGTGGAAGTACATGTCGAACTTTTGCGCGAATCCCAGCGCATCAAAGAAGAACTCCGGGCTTACGCAGGCGCTCCCAGTCAGCCCACGCTTCACGCCACCTACGATCTTCCGCAGACCAAAACCGAGATGCTGCGCGACGCGCCCATCGCCGGTATCATGTATGACAAGTCGCTCGATCCGGACATCCGGTCCCTGCGTCAGACCGTTCTCTACGGACTCAAAGGCATCAGCGCCTACGGGCATCAGGCGAGAGAGCTCGGCTATTACAGCGATGAGGCGGATGATTTCTATATTCTCGCCCTGGAAGCCCTCACGGACGACCGGCTGTCGGTCGAGGAACTGATCCGCCTTACCATGCGCACCGGTGAGATGGCAATCGAAGTCATGAAAAAACTGGACGAAGCCAACACGACCATCTATCAGAACCCAGCCCCGCAAAAAGTCAATGTCCACCTGAAAAAAGGTCCGTTTATCATCGTCTCCGGGCACGATTTAAAAGACCTTGAAATGCTTTTAAAGCAGACGGAGGGAACCGGCATCCATATCTACACCCACGGAGAGATGCTTCCCTGTCACGGTTATCCGGGGCTGAACAAATATCCGCACCTCGCCGGGAATTTCGGCGGTGCCTGGCAGGATCAGCAGAAACAGTTCGACAATCTTCCCGGCTGTATTCTCATGACCACCAACTGCCTGATGCGCCCGCGCGACTCCTACAAAGACCGCATCTACAGCACAAATGTGGTCGGCTGGGACGGTGTGAAGCACATTGGCAAAAACGAGAACGGCGAAAAGGATTTTAGCGCCATCATAGAGCAGGCACTGGAACTCGGCGGCTATCCCGAAGACCAGGACGTACAGGAAATCCTCGTCGGCTTCGGTCACCACGCCACACTGGGCTATGCTGATGCGATCGTGGATGCCGTAAAATCCGGAAAACTGCGCCATTTCTTCCTCATCGGCGGCTGCGACGGAGCGCGCCCCGGACGCAACTATTACACCGAATTCGCCGAGATGGTTCCACAGGACTGCCTCATTATGACCCTCGCCTGCGGCAAGTACCGCTTCAACAAGCTGGACTTCGGGGAGGTGGCGGGTCTTCCGAGGCTCCTCGACATCGGACAGTGCAACGATGTCTACTCTGCCATCCGCATTGCCACTGCTCTCGCCGATGCATTTGGCACGGATGTCAACGGTCTTCCGCTCTCGCTGATTATTTCCTGGTATGAACAGAAAGCCGTCGCTGATCTTCTCGCTCTGTTAAGTCTCGGCATCCATGACATTTATCTCGGTCCCACTCTGCCCGCCTTTTTGAGTCCGAATGTCCTGCAATACCTGACAGACACGTTCCACTTAAAATCCATCAGCAACGCCAGGGACGACATCCGCACCTGCCTCGGACAGGCAGTCTGA
- a CDS encoding LacI family DNA-binding transcriptional regulator, with protein MAITTKDLAQLCGVSRTTIHRALNGTGRIKPETKEMILQVAKEHGYRPDLLATGLAKGQTYNIGVVVLDVKNRYFAQMLSTISTEAYARGYGVNITLHGGDAGTEREQLTRLADYRVDGIILSSVNEGEAYRTFLESLHRPIVSVDNRIADGIPFVGIDQRAAVREAVQRAAEKGYERIVFVCPPLDTKNRQNLYVHKERLLGYEEEMKRYPALRPECILSWDYLQKVDAILKEGKRTAFVCTADEYALEIMKDQKRAKRKAPVDYGITGFDNIDTLAYVTPQLSTISNVVDEVAKSAVEMLFAMIDAEPEVEQMTGDSQRILPHRYLEGETL; from the coding sequence ATGGCGATCACGACAAAAGATCTGGCGCAGTTGTGCGGCGTTTCCAGAACAACGATACACCGGGCATTAAATGGAACCGGGCGGATTAAGCCGGAGACAAAGGAGATGATCCTTCAGGTGGCAAAGGAACACGGCTACCGGCCGGATCTCCTTGCCACCGGACTGGCTAAGGGACAGACGTACAACATCGGTGTCGTCGTGCTGGACGTGAAGAACCGCTATTTTGCCCAGATGCTCTCGACGATCAGCACGGAGGCATATGCCCGCGGCTACGGCGTCAACATTACGCTGCACGGCGGGGATGCCGGGACGGAGCGCGAGCAGCTGACAAGACTTGCGGATTACCGGGTTGACGGGATCATCCTCTCCTCGGTCAACGAGGGGGAGGCGTACCGGACATTCCTGGAGTCCCTGCACCGCCCGATTGTCTCTGTGGATAACCGGATTGCGGACGGCATCCCGTTTGTTGGGATCGACCAGCGGGCAGCAGTGCGGGAGGCAGTGCAGAGAGCGGCAGAGAAGGGCTATGAGCGCATCGTGTTTGTCTGCCCGCCGTTAGATACAAAAAACCGGCAGAATCTGTATGTTCACAAGGAGCGTCTGCTGGGGTATGAGGAAGAGATGAAACGCTATCCCGCGCTCCGGCCGGAGTGTATTCTCTCCTGGGATTACCTGCAGAAAGTGGATGCCATATTAAAAGAAGGAAAGCGGACGGCGTTTGTCTGTACCGCAGATGAGTATGCACTTGAGATCATGAAGGATCAGAAGCGGGCAAAAAGAAAGGCGCCGGTGGATTACGGCATTACCGGATTTGACAATATCGATACGCTGGCATATGTGACACCGCAGCTTTCCACGATCTCCAATGTGGTGGATGAGGTGGCAAAAAGTGCCGTTGAGATGCTTTTTGCCATGATAGACGCTGAACCGGAAGTGGAGCAGATGACAGGAGACAGTCAGCGGATTTTACCTCATCGCTACCTGGAGGGAGAGACGCTGTAG
- a CDS encoding ABC transporter substrate-binding protein — MKKRAMAGLLAMTMAATMFAGCGSTAADSQTADAQGSAGTATEAAKTEKDSGSAAGEGITLTVWAPFTGSDGDVLREIIDNYNETNTDNITVQIDIMDNDTLQTKFATAVSTGTGPSFVLVGIEYLHQYEENGLIEDISDFWDTMGIDKSNFYENVLAKSYIDDALYGVPMQYNVQYLYYNKDLFTEAGLDPENPPTTLDELREAAIACTDPSKNQYGLGLPTDYGYYCEYLWANGGDVINEDATQNLLNSEENIATLEWIQKLATEDGVSPEGLTAADADTMFQSGQLAMYTSGPWNINGLTQLGLNYGITAIPGGSDGAYSPEGGCSYMLTKGADEQTKEAVYKFMAYWLSDDVLKEWSNRNGFPVWSYSVLEDADIQNNEILSAVSKASEIGRDWHLGLECGSMIDNDVMKPMMEKILSGADVTQSVQEASDALDAVISD, encoded by the coding sequence ATGAAAAAAAGAGCAATGGCGGGATTACTGGCAATGACAATGGCAGCGACCATGTTTGCAGGGTGCGGCAGCACAGCAGCAGACAGCCAGACAGCGGATGCACAGGGGAGTGCAGGCACGGCAACAGAGGCAGCAAAGACAGAAAAAGACAGCGGAAGTGCTGCGGGAGAAGGAATCACATTGACTGTGTGGGCACCATTTACCGGATCAGACGGAGATGTGCTGCGTGAAATCATCGACAACTACAATGAAACCAATACGGACAATATTACGGTGCAGATTGATATTATGGACAATGATACCTTGCAGACAAAATTTGCAACGGCAGTATCGACCGGTACAGGACCGTCGTTTGTGCTGGTGGGCATTGAGTATCTTCATCAGTATGAGGAGAATGGACTGATCGAGGATATCAGCGATTTCTGGGATACGATGGGCATTGACAAGAGTAATTTCTATGAAAATGTACTTGCAAAATCCTACATAGACGATGCGCTCTACGGCGTACCAATGCAGTACAATGTGCAGTATCTGTATTACAACAAGGATCTTTTCACGGAGGCAGGTCTTGATCCGGAGAACCCGCCGACCACGCTCGATGAATTGCGCGAGGCGGCGATCGCCTGCACCGATCCGTCTAAGAATCAGTATGGACTGGGACTTCCGACCGATTACGGTTATTACTGCGAGTACCTGTGGGCGAACGGCGGAGATGTCATCAATGAGGATGCAACACAGAACCTTTTAAATTCCGAAGAAAATATTGCAACCCTGGAGTGGATTCAGAAGCTTGCGACGGAGGATGGGGTATCCCCGGAGGGACTCACCGCAGCGGATGCGGACACGATGTTCCAGTCCGGCCAGCTTGCAATGTATACCAGCGGTCCATGGAACATCAACGGGTTGACACAGCTTGGTTTGAATTATGGAATCACGGCGATCCCGGGCGGAAGCGACGGCGCGTACTCCCCGGAGGGCGGATGCTCTTACATGCTGACGAAAGGGGCCGACGAACAGACCAAAGAGGCAGTGTATAAATTTATGGCATACTGGCTGTCTGATGATGTGTTAAAAGAGTGGTCGAACCGGAACGGCTTCCCGGTATGGTCTTACTCTGTTCTTGAGGATGCGGACATTCAGAACAACGAGATCTTAAGTGCAGTATCCAAGGCATCCGAGATCGGACGTGACTGGCATCTGGGACTGGAATGCGGAAGCATGATTGACAATGATGTCATGAAACCGATGATGGAGAAAATTTTATCCGGGGCAGACGTGACGCAGAGTGTACAGGAGGCTTCGGACGCGCTGGACGCGGTGATCTCCGACTGA
- the sufB gene encoding Fe-S cluster assembly protein SufB, giving the protein MKEKTYVEDIDRSIYDVKDEERDAYKVDEGLTEAIVEQISREKKDPPWMELFRLQALQIYNEMPVPDWGPSIEGLDMSHIVTYVRPNTKMTAKWSDVPQDIKDTFERLGIPQAERKSLAGVGAQYDSELVYHNVREEVAAQGVVYTDMESALKGEYADMVQSHFMKLVKPNDHKFAALHGAVWSGGSFVYVPPGVSVTIPLQSYFRLNAPGAGQFEHTLIIVDKGAYLHFIEGCSAPKYNVANLHAGCVELFVEEGATLRYSTIENWSKNMYNLNTKRALVKEGGRIEWVSGSFGSHVSYLYPMSILKGKGAHMEFTGITFAGKGQNLDTGAKVVHAAPDTSSYMNTKSISKDGGISTFRSSVSITKEAAGSKSAVSCQSLMLDDISRSDTIPAMDIRTGDADVGHEAKIGRISDDAVFYLMSRGISEEEARSMIVSGFASNVSKELPLEYAVEMNNLIDLEMKGSIG; this is encoded by the coding sequence GTGAAAGAGAAGACATACGTAGAAGACATTGACCGCAGCATATACGATGTGAAGGATGAGGAACGGGATGCTTACAAGGTCGATGAGGGACTGACCGAGGCGATCGTCGAGCAGATCTCCCGTGAAAAAAAGGATCCGCCGTGGATGGAACTGTTTCGGCTTCAGGCACTGCAGATTTACAATGAGATGCCGGTGCCGGACTGGGGACCGTCGATTGAGGGGCTGGATATGAGCCATATCGTGACGTATGTGCGGCCGAATACAAAGATGACGGCAAAGTGGTCGGATGTGCCGCAGGACATCAAGGACACCTTTGAGCGGCTCGGTATCCCACAGGCGGAGCGCAAGTCGCTGGCAGGTGTCGGGGCGCAGTATGACTCGGAGCTGGTGTATCACAATGTGCGGGAAGAAGTGGCAGCCCAGGGCGTGGTCTACACGGATATGGAGAGCGCGTTAAAGGGCGAATACGCGGATATGGTGCAAAGCCACTTTATGAAACTGGTCAAACCGAACGATCACAAATTTGCCGCACTGCACGGAGCAGTCTGGTCAGGCGGATCGTTTGTCTATGTGCCGCCGGGGGTGTCGGTGACGATTCCGCTGCAGTCCTATTTCCGGCTCAATGCGCCGGGAGCAGGGCAGTTTGAACACACGCTCATCATCGTGGACAAAGGGGCGTATCTGCATTTTATCGAGGGCTGTTCCGCACCAAAATACAATGTGGCGAACCTCCATGCGGGCTGTGTGGAACTGTTTGTCGAGGAGGGCGCGACACTGCGCTATTCCACGATCGAGAACTGGTCGAAAAACATGTACAATCTGAACACCAAGCGGGCGCTGGTCAAGGAGGGGGGACGGATCGAGTGGGTGTCCGGCTCCTTCGGCTCCCATGTATCGTATCTCTATCCGATGAGTATCTTAAAGGGAAAAGGGGCGCACATGGAATTTACAGGCATCACGTTTGCCGGAAAAGGTCAGAATCTGGATACCGGGGCAAAGGTGGTGCATGCCGCACCGGATACCTCCTCGTACATGAACACCAAGTCGATCTCCAAGGACGGCGGTATCAGCACGTTCCGGAGTTCCGTGAGCATTACAAAGGAAGCCGCCGGCAGCAAATCGGCAGTTTCCTGTCAGTCGCTGATGCTCGATGACATCTCAAGATCGGATACGATTCCGGCGATGGACATCCGCACAGGAGACGCGGATGTGGGACATGAGGCTAAAATCGGCCGCATCAGCGATGACGCCGTGTTCTATCTGATGTCCCGCGGTATCAGCGAGGAGGAAGCGCGGTCGATGATTGTCAGCGGTTTTGCAAGCAACGTGTCAAAGGAACTGCCGTTAGAGTATGCGGTGGAGATGAACAATCTGATTGATCTTGAGATGAAGGGCAGCATCGGGTAA
- the arfA gene encoding arabinosylfuranosidase ArfA: protein MRHVTIKADTAFTKGRIDDRIYGSFVEHMGRVVYTGIYEPSHKTADENGFRGDVLQKVRQMGVTAVRYPGGNFVSNYDWRDGIGPVEKRPRKRDLAWKSIETNEVGLDEFMKWADAAEVAPIYAVNLGTKGIEEALAVLEYCNMETGTYYSDLRAANGHEKPYGIRTWCLGNEMDGDWQIGHKTAEEYGRIAYETGKAMKILDPSIELVACGSSMSTNPTFGDWEQTVLEHCYPCLDYISLHQYYGGQEKGTSEFLAQSLDMERYIETVLNICDYVRVKKKMSHKINICFDEWGVWSMSDVQVQKSVEDAPWQTAPAISEQIYTMEDALLFASMLMNFIKRADRVKIACQSLLTNISSCIMTEKDGGVWVQPVYYPFALMAKYAHGVTLDTRYTGDTYACSTFETVPCVDHVLVYDGQKHEVTVFFVNRMEESAEATVSLQGMEPEAVLKSIALFHEDKKATNQKEHDCVTPVELENVSCSGNEISVELVPLSFQMVQIRLK from the coding sequence ATGAGACATGTGACAATTAAAGCTGATACGGCATTTACAAAAGGCAGGATTGACGACCGTATCTACGGCTCCTTCGTGGAGCACATGGGAAGAGTGGTGTACACCGGCATCTACGAGCCATCGCATAAGACTGCAGATGAAAACGGATTCCGGGGCGATGTGCTGCAGAAGGTAAGGCAGATGGGGGTCACGGCGGTGCGCTATCCTGGGGGCAATTTTGTCTCCAACTATGACTGGCGGGACGGGATCGGACCTGTGGAGAAACGCCCGAGGAAGCGGGATCTGGCGTGGAAAAGTATTGAGACAAACGAGGTCGGTCTGGATGAATTTATGAAGTGGGCGGATGCGGCAGAGGTTGCACCGATCTATGCAGTGAATCTTGGGACCAAGGGAATCGAGGAAGCGCTTGCGGTGCTGGAATATTGTAATATGGAGACCGGCACATACTACAGTGATCTCCGGGCGGCAAATGGACATGAAAAGCCGTACGGCATCCGGACCTGGTGTCTGGGCAATGAGATGGACGGAGACTGGCAGATCGGGCACAAGACGGCGGAGGAATACGGCAGGATTGCCTATGAGACCGGAAAGGCGATGAAAATCTTAGATCCATCCATCGAGCTGGTGGCGTGCGGAAGTTCGATGTCCACGAATCCGACGTTCGGTGACTGGGAACAGACCGTACTGGAACATTGTTATCCCTGCCTCGATTACATTTCCCTGCACCAGTATTACGGGGGACAGGAGAAGGGCACGTCAGAGTTTCTGGCACAGTCGCTGGATATGGAGCGCTATATCGAGACGGTCTTAAACATCTGCGACTATGTGAGGGTAAAAAAGAAAATGTCACATAAGATCAACATCTGTTTTGATGAGTGGGGCGTCTGGTCGATGAGCGACGTGCAGGTGCAGAAATCGGTGGAGGATGCACCGTGGCAGACGGCACCTGCGATCAGCGAGCAGATCTATACCATGGAGGATGCGCTTCTGTTTGCAAGTATGCTGATGAATTTCATAAAACGGGCGGATCGTGTGAAGATCGCCTGCCAGTCGCTTCTTACGAATATCAGCTCCTGCATTATGACAGAGAAGGACGGCGGTGTGTGGGTGCAGCCGGTGTATTATCCGTTTGCCCTGATGGCGAAGTATGCGCACGGCGTGACGTTAGATACACGGTATACGGGAGACACCTACGCGTGCAGCACGTTTGAGACGGTACCCTGTGTGGATCATGTGCTCGTCTATGACGGGCAAAAGCATGAAGTGACGGTTTTCTTTGTAAACCGTATGGAGGAGAGTGCCGAGGCGACCGTTTCTTTACAGGGCATGGAGCCGGAGGCGGTTTTAAAAAGTATTGCACTGTTTCACGAGGATAAGAAAGCGACAAATCAAAAGGAACATGACTGTGTAACACCTGTGGAACTGGAAAACGTCTCCTGCAGCGGAAACGAAATTTCAGTGGAACTTGTACCTCTCTCTTTTCAAATGGTTCAGATTCGATTAAAATAG
- the sufC gene encoding Fe-S cluster assembly ATPase SufC, translated as MAEQILQVEGLTARVEDKVILHEVGLTIKKGETHVLMGPNGAGKSTLGYVLTGNPKYSVTEGKILFKGNDITEEAADKRAKAGMFLSFQEPLEVPGLSLESFIRSALSEQGRNKMRVWNFRKELKAAMEVLHMDPSYAGRDLNVGFSGGEKKKSEILQLMMLKPDLAILDETDSGLDVDAVRLASEGIREYQKENPDGALLIITHSTRILDALHVDATHIMVNGHIVASGDASLVDKINREGYEEYEKLAQKGEDER; from the coding sequence ATGGCAGAGCAGATTTTACAGGTAGAAGGGCTTACGGCGCGCGTGGAGGATAAGGTGATCCTGCACGAGGTCGGGCTTACGATAAAAAAAGGAGAGACGCATGTGCTGATGGGACCGAACGGTGCGGGAAAGTCGACACTGGGGTATGTTCTGACCGGCAATCCCAAATACAGCGTCACAGAGGGAAAAATCCTTTTCAAGGGAAATGACATCACGGAGGAGGCGGCAGACAAGCGCGCCAAGGCGGGAATGTTCCTGTCGTTTCAGGAACCGCTCGAGGTGCCGGGACTCTCCCTCGAGAGCTTTATCCGCAGTGCATTGAGCGAGCAGGGCAGAAATAAAATGCGCGTCTGGAATTTCAGAAAAGAATTAAAAGCGGCAATGGAAGTGCTGCACATGGATCCCTCCTACGCCGGGCGGGATTTAAACGTGGGATTTTCCGGCGGTGAGAAAAAGAAATCCGAGATCCTGCAGTTGATGATGTTAAAACCGGATCTTGCCATTTTAGACGAGACAGACTCCGGGCTGGACGTGGATGCGGTGCGGCTTGCATCCGAGGGAATCCGCGAGTACCAGAAGGAGAATCCGGACGGCGCACTTTTAATCATCACGCACAGCACGCGCATCCTGGACGCGCTTCATGTGGACGCAACCCATATCATGGTGAACGGGCATATTGTGGCATCCGGGGATGCATCGCTGGTGGATAAGATCAACCGCGAAGGTTACGAGGAGTATGAGAAGCTGGCACAAAAAGGAGAGGATGAGCGGTGA
- a CDS encoding carbohydrate ABC transporter permease, whose protein sequence is MKVKKRQHRMEHQVKAYAFIAPSLLILTVFVFIPLAGAIGISLMNIDIYMKNISFAGIANYIKMFQDERVANATFHTFYFALLEVPLQMIVALLLLMFMLRNTKLHKLLRTVFYLPYVCSMTAVSIMWSMLLNTHYGMLPYLLGKIGITMPNMLSSTTWAMPTVIFVTVWKGFGYTLTILSAAALGVSESLYEAAEIDGATGLQKFFYVTIPGIRDTIGFCVVTTLIMALQVFDQIYVMTGGGPQYATETLVGYIYNRGFQTAPYDLGYASAIAVYLFCMIAIITVILRKYAFPQGGDET, encoded by the coding sequence ATGAAAGTAAAAAAGAGACAACACCGTATGGAGCATCAGGTGAAGGCGTATGCGTTTATCGCGCCTTCCCTGCTCATACTTACCGTATTTGTATTTATACCGCTGGCGGGAGCGATCGGGATCAGTCTGATGAATATTGATATTTATATGAAAAATATCTCGTTCGCCGGAATCGCCAACTACATCAAAATGTTTCAGGATGAGCGTGTGGCAAATGCTACGTTTCATACATTTTATTTCGCACTGCTTGAGGTACCCCTCCAGATGATCGTGGCGTTGCTGCTGCTCATGTTTATGCTGCGCAATACAAAACTGCACAAGCTTTTGAGAACCGTATTTTACCTGCCCTATGTGTGTTCTATGACGGCAGTCAGCATCATGTGGTCGATGCTGCTCAATACGCACTACGGAATGCTGCCATATCTGCTTGGAAAAATCGGTATCACGATGCCAAACATGCTCTCAAGTACGACATGGGCGATGCCTACGGTGATTTTTGTTACGGTGTGGAAAGGGTTCGGATATACGCTTACCATCCTTTCGGCGGCGGCGCTCGGCGTCTCTGAGTCGTTATATGAGGCGGCGGAGATTGACGGCGCGACCGGGCTGCAGAAATTTTTCTATGTCACAATACCCGGTATACGGGATACGATCGGTTTTTGCGTGGTGACGACGTTAATTATGGCGCTGCAGGTATTCGATCAGATCTACGTCATGACGGGAGGCGGCCCGCAGTACGCGACCGAGACGCTCGTGGGTTATATCTACAACCGGGGATTTCAGACAGCGCCGTATGATCTCGGATATGCGTCAGCAATCGCCGTTTATTTGTTCTGCATGATTGCGATTATAACCGTGATCTTAAGAAAATATGCTTTCCCCCAGGGAGGTGACGAGACATGA